From Thermoplasmata archaeon, the proteins below share one genomic window:
- a CDS encoding homoaconitate hydratase — MEDEHLVHNYLVERGLTSNVPGKVLFWDETMRDGEQTPGVAFTPEEKLQIATLLDDMGVPLMDVGIPVVSKEEARGVKTIANAGLDASIMAAARAVRKDVEACIDCEVDEVSVFIACSDLHLKYKLNMTREQVKEAAVRETEYAKDHGLKVSFVTEDTFRADLDYVVELYNACIEAGATRAVLCDTVGVMTPVGIRWFLEQVKPRFHKVQLSFHGHNDFGLAVANSLAAVEAGVEVPHTCVNGLGERSGNASFEELVMTLEALCENRTGIDVSRLYEVSRLVEILSGVPVGVNKPVVGYNAFSHESGIHADGVIKHTATYEPIQPERIGRTRQFIYGKHTGSASVLERLKSMDVEASKEEVQTLVQLIKEYSESKSKMDARAFIELFREREERRRGVTEDEFWLLAKRAGIRLPRRLEPGFPRYDLDLPKPPGFLP; from the coding sequence ATGGAGGACGAGCACCTCGTTCACAATTATCTGGTCGAGCGAGGTCTGACCTCGAACGTCCCGGGGAAGGTCCTCTTCTGGGACGAGACCATGCGGGACGGGGAGCAGACCCCCGGTGTCGCCTTCACCCCGGAGGAGAAGCTCCAGATTGCCACCCTCCTGGACGACATGGGCGTCCCCCTCATGGACGTGGGCATCCCGGTCGTCTCCAAGGAGGAGGCCCGCGGCGTAAAGACCATCGCCAACGCCGGGCTGGACGCGTCCATCATGGCCGCGGCCCGAGCCGTTCGCAAGGACGTCGAGGCGTGCATCGATTGTGAAGTGGACGAGGTTTCCGTCTTCATTGCTTGCTCCGACTTGCACCTGAAATACAAACTCAACATGACCCGCGAGCAGGTCAAGGAGGCCGCGGTCCGGGAGACGGAGTACGCGAAGGACCACGGCCTCAAGGTGTCCTTCGTCACGGAGGACACGTTCCGCGCGGACCTCGACTACGTCGTCGAGCTGTACAACGCCTGCATCGAGGCCGGCGCGACCCGCGCGGTGCTCTGCGACACAGTCGGCGTGATGACGCCCGTCGGGATCCGCTGGTTCCTGGAGCAAGTCAAGCCACGGTTCCACAAGGTCCAGCTCTCCTTCCACGGCCACAACGACTTCGGCCTCGCAGTGGCGAACAGCCTCGCGGCGGTCGAGGCCGGCGTCGAGGTACCGCACACGTGCGTGAACGGTCTCGGGGAGCGGTCGGGGAACGCAAGCTTCGAGGAGCTCGTCATGACCTTGGAGGCTCTCTGCGAGAACCGGACGGGAATTGACGTCTCGCGGCTGTACGAGGTCTCGCGCCTCGTGGAGATCTTGAGCGGCGTCCCTGTCGGCGTGAACAAGCCGGTCGTAGGCTACAATGCGTTCAGCCACGAGTCGGGCATCCATGCGGATGGTGTCATCAAGCACACGGCCACGTACGAGCCCATCCAGCCTGAGCGGATCGGCCGCACGCGGCAGTTCATCTACGGCAAGCACACGGGCTCTGCCTCGGTCTTGGAGAGACTGAAATCGATGGATGTCGAGGCATCCAAGGAGGAGGTCCAGACCCTCGTGCAACTCATCAAGGAATACTCAGAGAGCAAGTCCAAGATGGACGCCCGTGCCTTCATCGAGCTCTTCCGGGAGAGGGAAGAACGCCGCCGAGGAGTCACAGAGGACGAGTTCTGGCTCTTGGCAAAGCGCGCCGGCATCCGTCTGCCAAGGAGGCTTGAGCCGGGATTCCCGAGGTACGACCTCGACCTCCCGAAGCCCCCCGGATTCTTGCCCTAG